The DNA segment CGATAGCCGTATCAAATATGAAGCCGCTCTTCGTCGTCAGAGACATGGCAATGGAAGGAATACCGAGAAGTGTCCCCTCCATGGCAGCCGACACGGTCCCCGAATAAGTAATATCATCACCCATATTAGCGCCCTTATTTATGCCGGAAACAACAATGTCCGGCCTCACGTCAAGGAGGCCGTTGACGGCCAGGTTGACACAGTCCGTGGGCGTACCGTCAATAGCATAACGATTTTTTGAAACTTCATCGACGCGCAGGGGATGATGGAGACTCAGGGAATGCCCCGTTGCGCTTCTTTCCCTGTCGGGAGCCACAACATAAACATTACCCGCTTCCTCCAGCGCATCGGCAAGAAGGGTTATGCCTTCGGAATGGATGCCATCATCATTTGTAACAAGAATATTCAAGGATATTAACTGCTGAAATATTGAAGGGTATTTTGAATCTCCGGCGGGCGCCTTCCCCGTGGCTTGCCGCTTCAAAGTGGAAGCCGGACTCCACATACATACACCGCTGGTTGCGCCACAGTGGCTGTTTTTGATTGGTCGGGGCGAGAGGATTTGAACCTCCGACCACCTGAACCCCATTCAGGTGCGCTACCAGGCTGCGCTACGCCCCGATACCAGCCACCCAATATAGTACAAAAGCCGATTTAAGTCCACACTTTTTTCTCTTCATCACCATCGATCCTCTCACCATAGCGAACATAAAATCGCTCCATCACCAGGGGAGGAATGACTGTTGTCACGGCCACAACGATAATAAGGGCCGCATAAACCTCGTTGCTCAATATATTTGAGGCCCTGCCGAGTTCGGCAAAGATAAGCCCTACCTCTCCCCGGGGTATCATGGCGAAACCGATAAGAAATTTCCTGTACATATTATCGCTTATAATCATTGCACCGAGAAGCTTGCCGGCAAAAGCGCCAATAATAATAAGAATTGAAAAGGACCAGATAAAGGACGAAGTCCAGTCTATGACCCTGAAATTAAGAGAGAGGCCCACCATAACAAAGAAGATGGGAGTAAAGAGATGGATAATAGGCTTGATATCATTGTCTACCCTGTCTGCAAAATCAGGGTCTGAATGTATAGCCACTCCCATGGGGAGAACAAAGCGGCGGCTAAGAGCGAGACCGGCGGCAAATCCTCCCAGTATTTCAGGAGCGCCCACAGCATGGGCAAGCCAGGCAAAGAAGAGAACCAGGGAAACAACTGTCGTCGATATAACGCCTCTCGTCTGGCTGATAGCTTCTACCTTCCTTATCCATCCCGAGATGAGCTTTGCCAGCAAGGGAGCCATCATGAGGAATAAAACAACAAAAATAATTACCCTTACCGAGTTTCCAAGGCTTACCCCGCCGCCTGCTGAAAATTCATACAGGATGGCAAGAAGGACAATGCCCATAATGTCATCCATAACGGCAGCACCAAGCACTACCTGGGCCTCATGACTGTGATGACGATCAAGGTCGGTAAGCACCCGGATAGTAATCCCTATACTTGTTGCCGTAATGGTTCCGCCAATGAAGAGCGAAACGAGAAGACTGAGATTGAAAATTCCGTAACTGATGCAGAAACCGAAAAGAAAAGGGGCGACAAAACCAACAATAGCAACAATGGTTGCCTTTGCACCGGACCTTGTAAGTTCGGTAATGTCCGTTTCGAGGCCCACTTCGAAGAGAAGCAGAATAACGCCTATCTCGGCAAGGAGTTTCAGTATATCGTTGGGTTGGATAAGCCCGAGAATACTGGGACCGAAGATGATGCCCGCCAGTATTTCACCCGTTACCGACGGCGCGCCCATATGGGCTGCAACCTCGCCGAGAAAACGGGCGGACATGAGAATAATGATAAGGTGAAGAAAAAAAGAATGTACTTCCATCAAAACACCTTTTAAATAAAATTCTCTTCAGGCACCCCACATCCGCCGCTCCCCTGGTTCATTCCTGTGACGAACGGCGGGCCAGTTCTTTAAGCAAAGTGCCGGCAAATGTCCTGCTGATTCCCTTTACTGACGCAAGTTCCCCGGCAGAAGCCTCAATGATTCCCTGGAGACTGCCGAACCTTGAAATAAGCGCCTTTTTAGTCACCGGCCCAAGCCCTTTAATATCATCAAGCGGCGAAGAGAGGGCCTTTTTCCCTCTCAGTTTTTTATGATAGGCAACGGCAAACCGGTGCGCCTCATCTCTTATTCTCTGGAACAAAAAGAGCATACCGCTTCGCTCCTTAAGCTTTAAAGGGTTCTTTCTGCCCGGCGCATAAACTCGTTCATCACGCTTCTCCTTGCCCCCTTTCACATGAAAAACCTTTTCCTTGGCCAGAGCAAGGAGATCGATTTCTTCCGAGAGACCGGATTCTTCAAGCGCCTTCATTGCCACGCCCAATTGCCCGCGCCCGCCATCGACAACAATAAGGTCCGGCAGGTCTTTTTCATCAAGACCCCGGTTTAACCGGCGGGTCAACACCTCATACATCATGGCAAAATCATCACTCCCGTCTGCGCCTTTAATTTTGAACCGGCGGTATTTGTCCTTACGGGCTTCACCATTAATGAAAACAACCGTAGACCCTGTTGCATTGGTTCCCTGGATATTTGAAATATCAAAACACTCCATCCTCTGGGGTATTTTTTTAAGAGAAAAAGTGTTCATCACCTCTTCCAGCAAGGCCTGTCCTGAAAGTTCCTTTTTCCTCCCTGCCACAAAAGTCTGCCCGGCATTCTTCGATGCCATTTGAAGCAGATTAACCTTGTCCCCTCTCCTGGGACAGGTAAGGCGAACACGCTTTTCACGAAGTTCACCAAGCCACTCTTCCATAACAGGTATATCCTCTATGTCACAGGGAATAATTACTTCAGCAGGCACATACCGTCCCCCGCTATAATAACGTCTCACAAAGGAAGAGATAATCTCACTATCGG comes from the Deltaproteobacteria bacterium genome and includes:
- the surE gene encoding 5'/3'-nucleotidase SurE; amino-acid sequence: MNILVTNDDGIHSEGITLLADALEEAGNVYVVAPDRERSATGHSLSLHHPLRVDEVSKNRYAIDGTPTDCVNLAVNGLLDVRPDIVVSGINKGANMGDDITYSGTVSAAMEGTLLGIPSIAMSLTTKSGFIFDTAIDAALRVTRRVVEKGLPKDTLLNVNVPNIKKEALQGWKITRQGKRIYGDAVVEKLDPRGRKYFWIGGDSLGFEHIEDSDFQAVSENFISVTPLHLDLTNYSSMEELRPWSF
- a CDS encoding cation:proton antiporter; the encoded protein is MEVHSFFLHLIIILMSARFLGEVAAHMGAPSVTGEILAGIIFGPSILGLIQPNDILKLLAEIGVILLLFEVGLETDITELTRSGAKATIVAIVGFVAPFLFGFCISYGIFNLSLLVSLFIGGTITATSIGITIRVLTDLDRHHSHEAQVVLGAAVMDDIMGIVLLAILYEFSAGGGVSLGNSVRVIIFVVLFLMMAPLLAKLISGWIRKVEAISQTRGVISTTVVSLVLFFAWLAHAVGAPEILGGFAAGLALSRRFVLPMGVAIHSDPDFADRVDNDIKPIIHLFTPIFFVMVGLSLNFRVIDWTSSFIWSFSILIIIGAFAGKLLGAMIISDNMYRKFLIGFAMIPRGEVGLIFAELGRASNILSNEVYAALIIVVAVTTVIPPLVMERFYVRYGERIDGDEEKKVWT
- the uvrC gene encoding excinuclease ABC subunit UvrC — protein: MTESTLQKLEDHISKFPASPGVYLMKSDKGEVIYVGKARSLKSRVRSYFNGHDERYHVKFLMKRVDSIEVMVTGTEKEALIVEDILIKKHRPRYNINLKDDKTYLSLKIDMNLDYPRVEVVRIKKKDDGKGVRYFGPYASAQALRETLALIQKVFPLRTCRESNFKNRVRPCLSYQIKRCSGPCCGHIGIAFYRAMMEEVVLFLEGRSGEIISRFKKRMKEAAGELEFEEAARLRDCIDNIKRTLEKQRVFTRLSDERDVVGLFREGTALAIYVLFIREGKVSGGKGFNFTNQEMPDSEIISSFVRRYYSGGRYVPAEVIIPCDIEDIPVMEEWLGELREKRVRLTCPRRGDKVNLLQMASKNAGQTFVAGRKKELSGQALLEEVMNTFSLKKIPQRMECFDISNIQGTNATGSTVVFINGEARKDKYRRFKIKGADGSDDFAMMYEVLTRRLNRGLDEKDLPDLIVVDGGRGQLGVAMKALEESGLSEEIDLLALAKEKVFHVKGGKEKRDERVYAPGRKNPLKLKERSGMLFLFQRIRDEAHRFAVAYHKKLRGKKALSSPLDDIKGLGPVTKKALISRFGSLQGIIEASAGELASVKGISRTFAGTLLKELARRSSQE